AATATATTTTGGAAAAGTTTGGTTTGCCGGAAGCAACGCAGACAATCACTCAACTACACGGAAAAGTGATCGATGTGAAAGTTCCGTGGGGCAAAGCTAAAATTATTCCTCTTTACCACCCGGCAGTCGCGCTTTACAGCGGTGGTTCCAAAAAAGTTTTAGTCGAAGATTTTAAGGTTATTGCTAAGTTCGGGAAGAAAGGGTAAATCCACTTCTAGTAATACTGCCTCTCTTTTCTATATAATTCTAGTTTATGAGCGCTGAACGAAAAACAAGTCAAACTCTTCCTGTACTGCACGCGCTGGTGCCTGGAGAAATTTTGGTTCAATCTAGGGATGATGTTTCACATGTGGACAACTTGAAGCAAGACGCCCAAAATTACTTGGACGGTCAGCCTGGCATTTTAGATCACGCGAAAGAAAAAGGTAAAGATATTATTGCCAGGACTTCATCTCACGGGAAGGTAATATTGATTGGCGTAGGAGTAGCGGCGTTTGCAGGTACAGCAGGAGCAATTTTAATTTATAGGCATGAACACGACAAATCAGTAGAAACTTAGTAGCCTGGAATGCTAGGTGCTCCGGAACCGGAGAGGAAGAAATAGTAAACTGCTGCGTAAACAAGACCCCCGATTATTAAATAAATAACAACCCATTGCCAAAGAGGCCTTTTCCCGTAGCCTTTTTTCTCTGGGGTTGTTGTTTGTTCGTCTGCCATATCTAATTTAAGAATAGAACTAGTTTGATTCTAAGTCAAATTAAGTTTGGACTGTGAGTGGCAGTTGCCCTGAAAGTACTTTTTCCACAACTGCTCGGGGTTCAAGCCTTGCCAGCTCACGAGGGTCAGCAATGTGAAATGTATCGAGTATTTGGCGCGGTTCTTCGACGCTGAACACTTGCTCGTCAACTTGCCCTACGGGTCCCGCGCATCTTGCTATAAGTACGTCTGCCAAAAGCTGTTGTGTTTTCGGGTTTTTAACAACGGAAAATGTTGTAAGTTTAGGTTTTAATTCGGCTGGAAAATGCCTTCTTGCATTTTCTCCATCCTCGAGTTTTAGTTGCAGCTCTCTGATTTTTGGAAAATACTGGGGGTGGTTGTGAGCGGCTGCTTGCCAACTTTCTTCTGTTCCTTCCTGGTATGCATGCAGCACGTCCTGGGCTACCGCCTCTAACGGTTCGGGGTTTTCGGGAGTTTTACGAGCTTCCCTTCCTATTGCTTTTTTAAAGAGAACGCCTATCTGGCCACCTATTTCCACGGGCATCTATAAATTAAGTATACTGCGATTATTGTCGGTGTACGAGTGGTCAGTTTGAGTAGTAAGTTTTAGTCTCCCTGTAAGTACGTACGCGATAACTGTTTCGGGTTTTATATCCTTTAGTTCATTACTGTTTCTGATTCCCATTTCATTGAACATAGTTCTTGATTCGACAATTCTATCTACCCTTCGGTTAAGTCGACCTTCCGAACTTGTGGATCTTGCCCAGAGAATATCGATTAAGAGATGGGGAGCGTAAGCAAATCTGGTTCCAGGGAAATAATTCTGAACAAGATTTCTCAAGTCTTCGGGAGCGTTTTCTTGTGCAGTTTGAGCTTTCTTTAAGGCTTGTTGTAATTCCAAGATTTTTTCTGAATAAACTGGGTTATTTTTGGCTGTTTCTGTCCACCGATGGTTGTTTGTAACTTCATCTAATTCTTCGATATCTCTTAAATGAAATTCTAAACGGTAAACAGTAAAGACGCTTTTTGCCGCTTTGATTAAATCGCTTCTTTGCGGCGCTTCCGGATTGCTTGTGCTTTTGAAGCTTCTGACGAATTCTCCAATTCTTTCAAGCATTTATTGGTGTGGATAATACTCCTTGGATAATTTCCTTGTCAAACTTGGAATTGGGGGCAGGTGTGCTATACTAAATTCGAAATGACAGAAACAGGAGAAAGCTCACCAGGCGTCGCAACACCAGAACCAACAGTAGCGGAACCTGTGGTTCCTGCTCAAAACACTGAAGCCCCTAAAGAACCTTCTGGGCTGGGAGCATTTATTGCTAAAGCTCGAGCTGCTCTTCATCTAGGACCAAAGCCAGAAGCACCAGTTCCTCCAGCAAATCCACAAGCTAAATAATTTTTTGGGAACTAGTTTTGTTTTTTCTTCCCCAGTAGAAAATAATTACAAATATTAGCACCGCGGAAAAGATAATTAGAATTACAATTGCTCCGGTTACGCCAATAATTCCAACAAGTTTTAAAACTCCTGTAATTATTTGCCCAAATGCTTCCCTCACGCAAAAATTATATCACCGGGAGAATTGAGAGTGTGGTCGTCTGAAACTTAGCCAGACTATGTTGATGAGAGAGTGAGTTATTATTGCCACAATTAGTCCAAAGTTGACCATTGACCACCATGGTTCAAATCTTGAAGTATAACGAGAGAAATTGAGATTTTTAGACCACAGAATTGTGGCATTTTTCATTTTGGAAAATTATAGCATTAGACTATTGAGTGAAGTGGCAACTGTTTCATGAATGGTTGTATGATTGAGGTATAATTTATTCCTATGGCTATTGACTGGTCGACAATTTTTAAAAAATATAGGGGTAAATGGATTGCTCTTAAGGACGATGAGAAAACTGTAATTGCTGCTGGCGAAACTGCAGTTAAGGCTCTTGAATCTGCAAAGAAGAAAGGTCACCAAAATCCAATTTTGGTGGAAATGCCAAAACACCTCGTGCCATTAACGTTGCAAACATAGGGTATAATATAAGTGCAAGTAAGTCCCTATGTGTGGGGTTCCGGATGGTTCCTCATAAAAGCACATGGGGCATTGTTTATTTAAATAGACCATTTTCCTCGACTATTTTTTTCTTAATCACATCATAATAAATACCATCTAATTTTTCATACTTTCTAAAAATAGCCCAACTAACAAAATCCGTTGCCTGCAGAGATTTTTCTTCTGATGGAGATTTTATCTGAACGCTTATTTTGACTTTGTGATTATCAATGGTTTGTTTCTCGATATAATCTTTAAAATTTTCATTAAGAAATTTATTTGTTTCTCTTTTTGCTGCTATAAAAGTTACATTTTTATTGGTATCAACCAGCTTTTTGGTCATGATTCTGTCAAGTAAAATATTGGTAACATAATTGTAAAGAACATGTTTTTGTTGCCTTAGCCTCGTATAGACTTTTTCTTTGTTCAAATAAATAGTCATTATTGTGATCTCTTTTTTATTTAAGAGTTTGAGAAGACTTAATCGGGTTCTGGGTTTTTCTTTGTAAGAGTGGAGCACGCCACCGCTTAATTTTTTAACTTTTTTCCTAAGTTGTGAATGCACTTTCTTGACTACTTTTTCAAGAGGCTTTTTGTCTTCGATTGAAACAGCAGTGATGACGAAAAATTTTGAATTTTTCTTTTTCGAGTTAAATCCCAAGTCTCCTGATTCATCCAAGAATATATAAGCCATGATCAGTCTTGTGTATTAGTCTCTTCCTAACTTATGATCAATGATTTTAGGAGTTTTCTAACTCTTCCAAGAGTTCTTTTTTCCCTTCGACTGCGTTCTGCAAAATTGCAGAACTTCGCTCAGGATAGATTATCTAACTCCTCGAGTAATCTTTTTTGCTCTTTGGATAATCTAGTTGGGACTTTGAGGCGGACGATGACGTAGTGGTCGCCTTTGGCGGGGCCGCTGACGCGTTTAATTCCTTGACCTTTAAGACGGATTTGAGTTCCGGGTTGGGTGCCTGCTGGAACTCGTATTTTAACGTTGCCGTCGACTGTTTCTATTTTGGCTTCTGTTCCAAGGGCGAGTTCTGTAAACGAAAATTGTTTTTCGCTGATAACGTCTGCTGCGCGTCTTTGAAATTTAGGATGAGAACCAACTTGAACTACTAAAATAAAATCTTTGAATTGGATTTCGGAACCGTTGTCAACGCCGGGGGGGATTTTTATTTTTTGTCTTTTGCCATTTACTTCGATTTCTTTTTCCGCTCCATGAATCGCGTCCATAAAGTCGACGTTTACTAAATAGCGGGGGAGCCGTGCTTGTCGTCCAAAAGGTGATCTTTCACCGAAGATACTTTCGAAAATATCAAATGGGTCGGAAAATCCGCTGAAGTCGAATCCTGCTCCATCGCCCTGTCCCATATTGCTCCAGCTGTAGGTTTGGTAACCGCCCCGTCCTTGCCCAGCACCACCGAAACCGCCGCCCGGTTCAAAGGCGCTATGGCCATATTGGTCGTAGGCGCTTTTCTTCTGCGGGTCAGAAAGTACCTGGTACGCTTCGTTAATTTGTTTGAATTTTTCCTCGGCGCCTGAAGTTTTGTCGACGTCGGGGTGATGCTTGCGCGCTTTGGTGCGGTATGCCTTTTTTATTTCTTCTGCACTAGCGCTTTTATTGACGCCAAGGATTTCATAGTAGTCTTCTTTACTGGCCATAGCTTCATATTATACAAGTATGATTTAAGGTGGCATCCTTGAGTCATCGAAAGTCATTCGACTCTGAGGGATGAGCTTTCAAGCTCAGACTCGAAGAGGTGCCCTACCTTAAATCTTAAAAGTTCAAGGATGAGACCTTAATACAAGGATCTCACCTTTAACTTTTAGTTGCCTACTTTGTTGCCTTGGAGATCTTGTCCTTGGTAGGTTGGAGTAGTTTTATTGACTTTAAATTCCAGTCCCCCTACTTTTTGACCTTCTGTCAGTATTTCTACTTTGTAAGTACCCGTGAGAGGGAGTGGAAAATTGACAAGTTCTGTAATCAGATTGGCGCGACCGTTTGGACCAAGCGCTACTTTTAGTTCTTTGTCTGGGAAAGATTGGTCCGTTTCTTGTGGTGGGGTAAGTTTGAGTAAGATATCGTATTCTTTGCCCGCGTCGCCGACGAGAACAGCAACCAAAAACATTTTTGGCCAAGAAGTTGGAAGATCGGTTACAAAGAACTGGTCAAAAATTCCAAGGATCGAAAGTGTTTGTTCACGAGAAACCATCGCGTAATCGCAAAGAACGAAAATCTCGGTTGTTAAGCTTTGCATAAATTTCTAATTCTTAATTTCTAATCAAATCCCAATTTTAAAATTTCTAAATAATTTAGAACAATTAGGTCAATTAGAAATTAGGTTAATTCTCTACTCCTTTACGACTTCGCCTTCCTGGACGTCTCCGTCCGCTTTAGGCTGGCCGTTTTCCGGTGGAGTTTGGTCGTTGGCTTCGGTTGTTTGCCCCTCTGTGCCAGGTGCTTGTTGGCCTTGGTACATAGATTCGCCTATCTTTGATAGTACGGCTGAGAGTTCGTCTGTTTTTGCTTTGACTTCTTCGATTGACCCAGATGATTGAACTTCTTTGACGGCTTTAATTTTTTCTTCGACTTCGGTTCTGATTTCTGCTGGAACTTTGTCTCCCCCGTCTTTGAGCGCTTTTTCGGCTTGGTAAGTTAAGGAGTCTGCTTTGTTTCTTGTTTCGATTTCTTCTTTTTTGGCTTCGTCTTCTTTGGCGTGTTCTTCGGCCTCTTTGGTCATCCTTTGAATCTCTTCGTCGGTTAGACCAGTAGATCCGGTAATTTTTATTGACTGTTCTTTGCCGGTTGCTTTGTCTTTTGCTTTAACATTTAGGATTCCATTTGCATCAAGGTCGAATGTGACTTCGACTTGTGGCATACCCCTGGGTGAAGGCGGAATGCCGTCTAAAATGAAGCGGCCGAGAGATTTGTTGTCTGCTGCCATTGGCCGCTCACCCTGCAGAACGTTAATTTCGACGGATGTTTGGTTGTCGGCAGCCGTTGAGAATACTTCTGTTTTAGATGTTGGGACGGTTGTGTTTCTTGTGATAAGTGGTGTTGAAACTGCGCCTAATGTTTCGATACCCAAAGTTAGCGGGGTAACATCCAAAAGAACCATTTCTTTCATTTCGCCGGTCAAAACAGCGCCTTGGACTGCGGCTCCGATCGCGACAACTTCGTCAGGGTTCAAGCCTTTGTGTGGTTCTTTACCAAAGAATTCTTTAACTTTCTGTGACACGAGCGGCATTCTGGTCATACCACCGACAAGAATTACTTCATCGATTTTGCTGTTTTCGAGTTTGGCGTCTTTGAGAGCATCTTTTACAGGACCAAAAGTTTTTTCGACTAATTCACCGACGATCGATTCTAACTTCGCGCGTGAAAGTTTTAGCTGCAAATGTTTTGGACCGGCTGCGTCTGCTGTGAGGTAGGGGATCGAAATTTCAGTTTCAGTTGTAGACGAAAGCTCGATCTTTGCTTTTTCGGCAGCATCTCTAAGTCTTTGCAGAGCTTGTCTGTCTTCTTTAACGTCGACGCCTGATTCTTTTTTGAACTCGTCTGCCAAAAATTCGAGGATTTTTTGGTCAAAATCGTCTCCACCAAGGTGAGTATCACCATTTGTTGCCTTAACTTCGAAAACGCCTTCACCCAGCTCGAGGATTGAAATATCGAAAGTTCCGCCACCAAGATCGTAAACCGCGATTGTGTGCGCGTGGGCTTTGTCGAGACCATAAGCAAGCGCGGCTGCTGTCGGTTCGTTGATGATTCTTTCTACTTCAAGACCAGCAATTTCGCCAGCTTGTTTGGTTGCCTGTCTTTGTGAATCGTCGAAGTAGGCGGGAACAGTAATAACTGCTTTTTCGACTTTTTCACCGAGGTAGCTTTCAGCGTCCGCCTTGATCTTTTGAAGGATCATTGCCGAAATTTCTTGTGGAGTGTAATCTTTGCCTTCGACCGAAACGATAGCCATGCCATCGCGGCCTTCTTTGACTTCGTATGGGAGCCATTTAATGTCTCTTTGAACTTCGGGGTCTTTATATTTGCGACCCATTAATCTTTTAATTGAAAAAATTGTTGTTTTGGGGTTTACGACCATCTGGCGCTTAGCAACATCCCCAACGATGTGTTTTTCGGGGTCGACGACAGACGGAATTATGTTTCTGCCTTCCGCGCTGTGGATTACTTTTGGTTTCCCAGCTTCGACTACAGAAACTACTGAATTTGTTGTTCCTAAATCTATTCCTACTACTTTGCTCATGTTATTGTTCGAATGAAATAAGAGAGCTTGTTTTGTTCGCTTCGCTCTCAAAATGAGAACTTACCTTTGTCATTCCGGACTTGATCCGGAATCTATTTATATTATAGATCCTTCGCTTCGCTCAGGATGACACTTCTCGACTCGTTTCACTCGCTCGAAGAATATTCTTCGGTTGCCTCCTTTTTCTCTATTCGTTGATTATTTTCTTCTTTTTGACTTCGGCCTATCGCCACTTGCGCCGGTCTTAGGACCTTATCATTTATTTTATAACCTTTTCTTAAAACCTTCACCACTTTATCCCCTCGACTTCGCTCGGGGCCTTTGGCGTTCTCTAATTCTACAACCTCAATTGCTTCATGTTCGTTTGGGTCAAATTGTGTTCCTTCTGCTTGTATTTCTTCGACGCCTTCTTGCCTTAAAACTTCTTTAAATTGGCTAATTACCATTTCGAGGCCTTTGTCGTTCAAGTGTTTCTGAGCATTTTCCAAGTTATCGAGAACGGGTAAAAGTTTTTCGATAACCAGGGCCGATGTTAAAGTCCCGAGCAGTCGTCTTTCTTCATCGATTCTTCGCTCTAAGTTCTGATAATCGGCGAGTGCCCGCTTCAGTTGACCTTCGAGTTGTGATACTTGTGGGTCAACTAATTCTTTCTCGTCTTTTACCTTTTTGTCCGTGTTATCGTTTTTGACAGTCTTTTTGTTTTTACTCATACTTTTTTAAACTCCGGAAATTTGTGACAAAAGCTGCGAAAAGTATCTCATTGTCGGAATAACGACCGGATAGTTAAGCCTGGACGGGCCAATTATCGCGATTACTCCTCTGTGATTTGGCATTTCGTAGCGACTGACTACAAATCCGCAAGGTTCAAGATAGGGTAGACCTAATTCTTCTCCAAACAAAATTTTAATTTGATCTTCGGTTGCTAACTGTCCGAAGATTTGGGCTAGAATTTCAACTTTGTCGAGCATCGCAAGAACAGTTCTGGTTATATCGATGTCGTAAAATTCCGGCATATCCAGAATATTTGCCATTCCTGCAGCGTAAACGTCGTTTTCTTCGTTTGTTACCAAGGCCAAAGAATGCGTTTGGTTGGCAAGAACTCTTGCAGTTTGGCTCAAAATCTGGTCTAAGCGCTTATTTGGCTCTGAAAGTTCCTCTTTTATAGAAACTTCGTCTTTTAATGAAAGCGCTTTTTCTTCCATCAACTGATCGACAAAAAACTTCATTCCTGTCGATGTCGGTATTCTGCCTGCAGAAGTATGAGGCTGGCGAAGGTAACCAAGACTAGTTAATTTCACCATCTCGTTTCTGATGGTAGCCGGAGAAACTCCAAGTCGAGTTTCTTTTTCTACGGTTTCAGATCCGACAGGTTCGGCGGTTTCGATGTACTTTTCTATAACCGCTCTAAGCAAATGTTTTTGCCTATCAGTTAAGTCCATGGTAGTTGCAACTACTAACGAATATGAACGAATAAATCACTAATTCGAGCGAATATTCGTACAAATTAGGTCGGTTTTGTACACATCCGTTAAATGACGTTAGTCATTAGCAGACAGTGTACTACGACTGCTAAAAGTTGTCAAGAGATTTTTCTTCCACGGGCTCGCTTTATCTTTCTGAAGGCTTCTGCGAGCGGACCGTGTATTTCTCGTTCTATTAAATATATAGCCCGTTCGTGACCAATGGGGCTTCCAGTAGCTTCTTGAATTACTTTGTTGATGGCAGGGTCAGTTTCTTCGTGCATCCGAAGATCTTGTATCCTCTGAAAACCTTCCGGGTCGCGTTGGCGGGAGAGTATTTGTTGCCATTCGGATATTGCTCTCGGGCCATCTCTCTTGTTAACCGGCCTCGGTCTTTCGCTCATAATCGGCACAATTGTAGGTTTTTGTGGTTAGTTTAATCAAGTCGGGCAGCTAAATCTTTAAGACGGCGAGGAAGGCTTCTTGAGGGATGTCGACGTTTCCAATGGGTCGAATGGTCAAGAGGTTGGATTAGTCGTACCAAATGTTTCTTTTGAGGATATTTATTGCTTCGCTTCTAGACACAGAATGCGTTTCATCGGCGGGAATTCCTTTGACAGTTTCCTGCAAATGGCGCATTTGGTGAATTTTTAGAGCCCCCCGCTTAATAGGTAAGCTTGGATCTATTTCTTTTGCAATTAAATCCTCTACACTCCTTGCAGTAGTGCGTGCGTCCGCGCCTGATTCTTTTTCAGCCATAAGTTGCGTATTATAGGGTAAAGTAGGGTGAAATGCAACTATAGGGTAATTCAGTAGGATTTACAGCGTTATATCCCGAAGTATTCGAGTTCGTAGGTTTTGCCGTTTTCCAGCATGTGGGATTTATGAATTTTCAGTTCTCTTTTTGGTTTTAAGAAAAACTCTTGGACCATCGCAAAGTCGCTCGGGATTACTTTTTCTTTATTTTCCAGAAGCTCTTCTTTTGTGAACCAGCGAATGGCGCCCTCCCCCATTTCTTTTGATGTATCTTGTTTGGGCTGAGTTTCGCAAATCCACATTAAATAATGGCCTGTTACTTTTTTGTTTTTGTCGTAAAGGATCTCTACAACTATTCCACAAACTGCGACGAATTTTACATCGAGGTCTGTTTCTTCCTTTACTTCTCTTATAATCGCGTCTTCGATATGCTCTCCATATTCAATCTTGCCTCCGACCAGGCTCCACAGACCCTCGTAAGGAGGCTTAATTCTCCTGATTAACAAAAATTTATCGTTGAAAGTTACGGGGCTTGCGACAATGTTGACAATTGGGATCATATTTTTAAAACTGCTAGGAAGGCTTCTTGAGGGATGTCGACGTTTCCGAACCTTCTCATTCGCTTTTTACCTTTTTTCTGTTTCTCCAAAAGCTTCATCTTTCGGGTGACGTCTCCGCCATAAAGTTTTTGCGTGACGTCTTTTCTAAAAGATGCGACAGTTTCGCGGGCAACAATCGTGCCTCCGACTGCTGCTTGGATTGGAACCGCGATTTGTTGCCTGGGAATTGCATCCTTTAGTCGTTCAACTAGTTTCCTGCCGATTTCTGCCGCTTTTTCTTTGGGAACTATTTGCGAAAGACCTTCTACGCTTTCATGATTTACAAGAATGTCGAGTTTTGAAAGATTGGCAGGTCGATAATCTGTGACTTCAAAGTCCATAGAAGCGTAACCGGAAGTAGAACTTTTTAAATTGTCGTAAAAACCAATTATGATTTCGAGAAGCGGCATGTTTGCTTCTATTTTGGAAAGGTTACCGATGTTTTCGAAATTTACTATCTCTCCTCTTCTATCGTGGACTAAGTTGGAGATAATTCCATAATATTTTTCCGGGGTAAAAAGTGTAACTTTTGCGTATGGTTCTTTGACGTCTTTAGCCGCTGGGTCAAATTCCTGCGGTTTGTTGACGAGTTCGTCGCCTATCATGAAATTGACGGAGGGAGAGGTCGCGATAATGTCCAGATCGTATTCCCGCTCTAGCCTTTCTTGAGTAATTTGTGCGTGCAACAAGCCTAAAAATCCTACGCGGAATCCTTGGCCGAGGCTTGTTGATGATTCGGGTGCAAAGCTAAGTGAAGCGTCATTGAGTTTGAGTTTTTCGATGCCGTCTTTGAGTTTGGATAAATCTGCTGTATCTGTCGGGAAAAGTGAAAGAAAAACAACGGGTTTTGCCTCTTGATAACCCGGAAGCGCTTTTTGTGGCTCGCTGGCTAAAGTGACAGTATCGCCTACTTTTACGCTTTGAAGGTCTTTGGTGTTGGTGACAATGAAGCCGACTTGGCCAGCTGTAATTTCTTCTACGAACGTGGGTTTAGGAGAAAGATAACCGATTTGTAAAATAGTCGCTTTTTTGCCGGTTGCAACAAAAGCTGCTTCGTCCCCTACTTTCAAGCTTCCCCCAAATAAGCGCACCGAGGCGATTACTCCCTTATAGGGGTCGAGAGAAGAATCAAAAATAAGTGCCTGCAGTCCTTTGTTGTCATCCTGAGGCCGTAGGCCGAAGGATCTCTTTTTAGTTTGAGATTCTTCGCTTCGCTCAGAATGACGAGAGGAGGAGTTTGGTTCTGGAACTTTTTTAATTATTTCCGCAATTACTGCTTCAACATTTTCTCCGGTTTTGGCGGAAACTTTTATTATTTCTTCTTTAGTGAATCCTAGACCTATCAGCTCTTCTTCCGTCTTTTCGACTTCTGCTTGAGGAGAGTCGATTTTATTAATGACCGGAATGAGCGTTAGATTTGCGTCCAGTGCGAGATTAAAGTTGGAAAGCGTTTGCGCTTGAACACCTTGCGTTGCGTCGACAATTAGGACTGCTCCCTCGACAGAGGCTAGAGAACGCGATACTTCGTAGCCGAAATCGACGTGTCCGGGAGTGTCGATGAGGTTCAAAATGAAATTTTGAACCGGTTGTCGGTTCACGGTTGTCGGTTCACGGTTGTCTTCATTTGTTTTACCGTTAACTGTTGACTGTCTACTGTAAACAAGTCTGATAGCTTTGAGTTTGATCGTGATGCCGTGTTCTCTCTCTAGTTCTAAGCTATCCAGCAGTTGTTCCTGGTGACCAGCTTTTATCGCGCCGCAGATTTCCATAATACGGTCGGCAAGCGTCGACTTGCCATGGTCTATGTGGGCAATGATTGCGAAATTGCGGATCTCCATGAAGGTCAGTTTATCAGATAAGGACGTGGCTATCTATTTTCCTGTGCTTCGATGGAAGTTGGAGCCGGGTTTGCCAGCTTATTGGGGAAGGAAACTATCTTTTTGCCCAGGCCCCAGAAAATTTGAACTTCCTGGACTTTTAGGAGCCAGGAGAAAAAGATGTAAACGGAAAGGCCGACCAATGATGCTACCCCTGTTAGAAGAATAAGTCCAAACGTTCGTGTAGTGTCGAAAACTAATTGGTCGAGAAGTTTCATTGGAATATAAAGAGAAATAGCCGTCAGAATAGTAATAAATATCATTTTGAGTGCGGGAACAAGAAGTTCTTTTTTATTGAAATTGACTTTTCGGTCTAAAAGATAAAGGAGAGTAAGAGCGTTTAAAATATTGGCGACAGAATAGTTGATCGCGAGATACATTATAGAAAGGTTGAGCACTTTAATTAGAAACAGGTTCAATATGATACTTAACGTAACGATGACAGCCGTGACTTTTACGGGTGTAATGCTGTCTCTGATTGCGTAAAAACTTCGAGTTAAAAGAAGACTTGCGGCTTGAGCAACTATTCCAACCGAAAAAGCGATCAGGGTTCTACCGGTTAAAACTGTTAGGTCCCAAGGGAAATCTTTGGCACCAAAAGCGAGCCTGACTGCCGGGATTCTAAGAATGGCGAGGATTGCTGCTGCTGGTAAAACCAAAAAAAGTATTTGGTGAAAGGAATTTAAAAAGATTTTTTTAAACTGTTCTTTTCTTTGAGCGTTGAATTCGATCGAGAGTGATGGCAGTGCGGCTTGAGCAATCGAAGCCGCGAATAAGGCTGTTGGGACAACCTGAAGTACCTGGGCGAAGTTGTATGCTGTTACGGAACCAATTGTGACGATGGAAGCAAGAGCAATATTAACAACATCTGCTGCACGAATTAAGGCAAGGGCAAGAGATCGTGGCCACATAAGAGAAAACATTTCTTTAACATCTTTATTTTTAAAATCTATTTTTGGCTTGTATCTAAAACCTAATGACAGCGCCAGAGGCAGCTGGAAAAGTAAGTGCAGAATAGCTCCAATAATCATGCCGATGGCTGGACCAAAAATGCCAAACATTGGCGTTAAAAATATGATTCCGAATATTATTCCGACGTTATAAAGGATTGAAGCGAGGGCGGGAATTAAAAATCTTTGATGAGACTGCAAAATTCCGGTTAAAAAAATCGAGATTACAAAAAAGAATTGTGCAAGAATCATTATTCTTAGAAGATTGGCAATAAGTCCTTGAGTCTCTGGCGTGTTTTCAACTACACCTGGCGCTATAACGGGCGCGATAAAGTTTGCGAGTGCAATGATAATGACTGCAAAAACTGCAAAAATTACCACCCCGATTGTGATCATATTTGAAGAAAGCTCCCAGGCCTTCTCGATTTTGTCGCGAGAAAGATATTGGGAAAATATAGGGATGAAAGCTAGGGCAATTGTGCCTAGAATTAGTACTTCAAAAATGGCGTCGGGTAAGATCGAAGCCGCAATAAAACTATCCAGAAGGTGGATATCGTCACCAAAGCGAGATGCGAGTAAACGGTACCTAACCAGTCC
This DNA window, taken from Candidatus Curtissbacteria bacterium, encodes the following:
- the murJ gene encoding murein biosynthesis integral membrane protein MurJ: MLEIFKNGASIFKKRQEDILSAAFVIAFSVAISRILGLVRYRLLASRFGDDIHLLDSFIAASILPDAIFEVLILGTIALAFIPIFSQYLSRDKIEKAWELSSNMITIGVVIFAVFAVIIIALANFIAPVIAPGVVENTPETQGLIANLLRIMILAQFFFVISIFLTGILQSHQRFLIPALASILYNVGIIFGIIFLTPMFGIFGPAIGMIIGAILHLLFQLPLALSLGFRYKPKIDFKNKDVKEMFSLMWPRSLALALIRAADVVNIALASIVTIGSVTAYNFAQVLQVVPTALFAASIAQAALPSLSIEFNAQRKEQFKKIFLNSFHQILFLVLPAAAILAILRIPAVRLAFGAKDFPWDLTVLTGRTLIAFSVGIVAQAASLLLTRSFYAIRDSITPVKVTAVIVTLSIILNLFLIKVLNLSIMYLAINYSVANILNALTLLYLLDRKVNFNKKELLVPALKMIFITILTAISLYIPMKLLDQLVFDTTRTFGLILLTGVASLVGLSVYIFFSWLLKVQEVQIFWGLGKKIVSFPNKLANPAPTSIEAQENR